A part of Chitinimonas koreensis genomic DNA contains:
- the fliJ gene encoding flagellar export protein FliJ: MAKAFQFAFLLELAVDKREDAARAISAALGRLQQSRERLAQIEQYRAEYRQRLADSASRGMRMHQWHDFQLFLAKLDGAVEAQANDVRRCEAVLEQTKQAWQECEKEVKAYETLETRHHERQGRIEAKREQKQSDEWAANLHRRQGDSH; the protein is encoded by the coding sequence GTGGCGAAAGCCTTCCAGTTCGCATTCCTGCTCGAACTCGCCGTCGACAAGCGTGAAGACGCGGCCCGCGCGATCAGCGCGGCGCTCGGCCGCCTGCAGCAGTCGCGCGAGCGGCTGGCGCAGATCGAGCAATACCGCGCCGAGTACCGGCAGCGGCTGGCCGACAGCGCCAGCCGCGGCATGCGCATGCACCAGTGGCACGACTTCCAGCTGTTCCTGGCCAAGCTCGACGGCGCGGTCGAGGCGCAGGCCAACGATGTGCGGCGCTGCGAGGCGGTGCTCGAGCAGACCAAGCAGGCCTGGCAGGAGTGCGAGAAGGAGGTCAAGGCCTACGAGACGCTCGAGACCCGCCACCACGAGCGCCAGGGCCGCATCGAGGCCAAGCGCGAGCAAAAGCAGTCGGACGAGTGGGCCGCCAATCTGCACCGGCGCCAGGGCGATTCGCACTGA
- the fliI gene encoding flagellar protein export ATPase FliI, with translation MSLPLDEPALARWQRYAAECREAVEEAKPWQPRGRLTRVAGLVLEAVGIKLPVGASCHIVLPDHHSIEAEVVGFNGERLFLMPIAEVYGLEPGAWVVAYEDHGERQPRLEEPRPPRRRVEDRGRQVAVGPHLLGRVLDGLGRPLDKLGPLRTESHVPLFSRPFNPLDRVPVHDVLDVGVRAINAMLTVGRGQRLGLFAGSGVGKSVLLGMMARYTTADVVVVGLIGERGREVKDFIENILGEEGLRRSVVVAAPADTPPLLRLHGAAYATAIAEHFRDQGANVLLIMDSLTRYAMAQREIALAIGEPPATKGYPPSVFAKLPGLVERAGNGREGGGSITAFYTVLSEGDDQQDPIADSARAILDGHIVLSRQLADAGHYPAIDIEQSISRVMTDIIAPQEYDLVRRFKQLYSRYQRARDLINVGAYVRGSDPLLDEAIVRMPAMEAFLQQGIFERERYEGARMKLAALFAN, from the coding sequence GTGAGCCTGCCGCTCGACGAGCCGGCGCTGGCGCGCTGGCAGCGCTACGCGGCCGAGTGCCGCGAAGCGGTCGAGGAAGCCAAACCCTGGCAGCCGCGCGGCCGGCTCACCCGGGTGGCCGGCCTGGTGCTCGAAGCGGTCGGCATCAAGCTGCCGGTCGGCGCCTCCTGCCATATCGTGCTGCCCGACCATCATTCGATCGAGGCCGAGGTGGTCGGCTTCAACGGCGAGCGGCTGTTCCTGATGCCGATCGCCGAGGTCTACGGCCTCGAGCCCGGCGCCTGGGTGGTGGCCTACGAGGACCACGGCGAGCGCCAGCCCAGGCTGGAAGAGCCGCGCCCGCCGCGCCGCCGGGTCGAGGACCGCGGCCGCCAGGTCGCCGTCGGCCCGCATCTGCTGGGCCGGGTGCTCGACGGGCTCGGCCGGCCGCTCGACAAGCTCGGTCCGCTGCGCACCGAATCCCACGTCCCGCTGTTCTCGCGTCCGTTCAACCCGCTCGACCGGGTGCCGGTGCACGACGTGCTCGACGTCGGCGTGCGCGCGATCAACGCCATGCTGACGGTCGGCCGCGGCCAGCGGCTGGGCCTGTTCGCCGGCTCCGGCGTGGGCAAGAGCGTGCTGCTGGGCATGATGGCCCGCTATACCACCGCCGACGTGGTGGTGGTCGGCCTGATCGGCGAGCGCGGCCGCGAGGTCAAGGACTTCATCGAGAACATCCTCGGCGAGGAGGGCTTGCGCCGCTCGGTGGTGGTGGCCGCGCCGGCCGACACGCCGCCGCTGCTGCGGCTGCACGGCGCCGCCTACGCCACCGCGATCGCCGAGCATTTCCGCGACCAGGGCGCCAACGTGCTGCTGATCATGGATTCGCTGACGCGCTACGCGATGGCCCAGCGCGAGATTGCGCTGGCGATCGGCGAGCCGCCGGCGACCAAGGGCTATCCACCTTCGGTGTTCGCCAAGCTGCCTGGCCTGGTGGAGCGGGCCGGCAACGGCCGCGAGGGCGGCGGCTCGATCACCGCCTTCTATACCGTGCTGAGCGAGGGCGACGACCAGCAGGATCCGATCGCCGACAGCGCGCGCGCCATCCTCGACGGCCACATCGTGCTGAGCCGGCAACTTGCCGACGCCGGCCACTATCCGGCCATCGACATCGAGCAGTCGATCAGCCGGGTGATGACCGACATCATCGCGCCGCAGGAATACGACCTGGTACGGCGCTTCAAGCAGCTCTACTCGCGTTACCAGCGCGCGCGCGACCTGATCAACGTCGGCGCCTACGTGCGCGGTTCCGATCCGCTGCTGGACGAGGCCATCGTGCGCATGCCGGCGATGGAGGCCTTCCTGCAGCAGGGCATCTTCGAACGCGAGCGCTACGAGGGCGCTAGAATGAAGCTCGCCGCGCTGTTCGCAAACTGA